CCTATTCCCCCAGGGTTGTCTCCTCTGGGCTTCATCACAGATGAATAAGCACATAAAAACTGTTTAACTTATCAATATCCACAGCAAACTCAAAccttcattttctgttctttgggTAAGAAGAAATTTCATTCTACTTGAAGAATTATTGAGTCTAGAACCTAACATTTCAAATATAACTATGTCATTCTACAATAAGTGATTTCATATGAAAAACCAAACATTAGATAACTGAAGCTTGTACTCATTTCATGTTCTCTTAAGAATAATTTTCTAACAGGTCTGTCTATGAATTAAAATCAAGCTTCCTGGACCAGTGAGAGTAATGAGAAAATACTGAAATTAAATTGACTTAGAGTTTTCACTATCAGTATCTTGATACATAAGTtacactaaagaaaaaagaatcattaaTCTCTTaatagataatataaaaatactgatgttttaatattaaaactcttcattttatatgattgagaaaacaaagaaattttaaaaattgcacctTCTTTTGCAATCCAGTAAACAACTGAACgaattactttttataatttaGGATGTCCAGATTtagttatttgaaaataatcaaacataTAGGTTTTACTTAAATTCCTTGGGGTTTTTAATTGAGTTTTACAGTGAAGTAGCATGACAGAAGGTAATGTTTTCATCACAAACGTTAGAGCACATACATGGTGAAGAAGACTTGATAGTGAGTCATGGTTCTGGtaataacaaaatacaaaacttaGCATAAGGTAAGTCATGAGATGTGCACAGATGCTGGGTTTTCCAGCAGATGTTCAATGAAAGCAAACTGTAATCCTTGCCCTTTTTCAAGAGTGTTATTTAAGTACTGAGCTTTGGATATATAAATTTCTGCATTGCATAAAAATGTGTACAAGTTACATTTACATTATTTAAGATAAGGACATAGTTCAGCAAACTAATATAAAGACACGTAATTAGTTTGGCCATTAACTTGAAATGTGTTTTAGTTCTATCTTCTGCAAACTGGCATCTTTTCATTGTGCATCTAGGACAAAAGCATAACTCATGAGAAATGAAGTTCCAATTTCTCATttactacaaaaataaataagtatattatttttgaaagattattaatcaTCAGATTCTTTACAGGATATGGAGGAGTGGACAGGGTACACATATAAGTAACTAAAGCTACTGGAAATTGAAGTAGGGTAATTACAATGAGAGCAATGCCATATTGGAATATAAAGTGAGATGGAATTTTACCTCTACTCTGCAAAAACCATAATTCTTACATATAATTTGATAACaattaaaaatgttcaaaaatattttatagaatataGCACATGCATAACACATTAGAGAATCATTATATATACCAATGTATTCtataatttgtgtttttaaaaattttctttttaaatatttttctcataaaaCATTCTACCATGTTATTAATGAGTATTAATATTCATTGGTCACTTTTATACCAAATTTAGCAAATTATTCTGTAGGATTTCTTACATAGGAGTGGATCTGATGATGAATCGAGATGGGGGCAGGGACTAGGAGGAGTGGAAACTGAGGTCTGGAtttaatatatgagaaaataatattttttaaaataaggaatattaaaaataagtcaCTGGATAAATATGCACTGCCATGGGAAATGTTCTTGCATcctataaagatttgttatttgtattggtttagtaaaatgctgattgtccagtagccaggtagAAAGTGTAGGCAGGGTaactagactaggagaattctgagaacagGAAAGGTTTCATCTGTGCTCACTAGCCAGATGTAGAGAAAGTAAGATGAGACTACGCCATTGAGGAAAAACACCAAGCAACATGGGtaaacagataagaattatgggttaatttaagttgtaagagctagttaatagtaaCCCTGacctaataggccaaccagtttataagtaatataaAGCTCAATGTGTcttgttgtgactgaatggcttcaggaccaggcaggagagaaactctATCTACAATACACACCATCCATGTCATTCTACAATTTTAGTATATTGAAATTTAAATCACCACCATGTTCTTATCCTCTTCTGTAGTTCTTAAATTAACATGATATGTGTGCCTAGGTGTATGTTCCCATGCATCTTTCAGTCTGAAAGTGTTTCTGCATAAATGCACATGTAAAACTCACCTAGCTTATAGCCAAACTACACTAGACTCTATACAGTGATGTAAATTAAGATGTGCTGATTATTTTCAATTCCTTCTATGAGATTTCAACATGAAGAACATCACGGAAGTCACTGAATTTGTACTGAAGGGTTTCACAGACAATGTTGACCTGGAGAtcctttgcttcttcctctttctagCAATTTACCTCTTCACACTCATGGGAAATTTAGGACTGATTGCTCTTGTCATTGGAGATTCCCACCTACACAACCCCATGTACTATTTTCTGAGTGTGTTGTCCTCAGTAGATGCCTGCTACTCCTCGGTTATCACTCCACAAATGGTAGTTGACTTTATGTCGGAGAAGAAAGTTATTTCATTCATTGGCTGTGCTGCCCAGATGTTTCTGGCAGTTACTTTTGGTACAACAGAATGCTTTCTTTTGGCAGCAATGgcttatgaccgctatgtggccatccaCAACCCACTTTTGTATGTAGTGATCATGTCACCCAGAGTCTATGTGCCACTCATCATTGCCTCCTATGCTGGTGGAATTTTACACGCTGTTATCCACACTGCTGCCACTTTCAGATTGTCTTTTTGTGGATCCAATGAAATCAGTCATGTTTTCTGTGACATTCCTCCTCTCCTGGCAATTTCTTGTTCTGATACCCACATAAGCCAGCTTCTCCTCTTCTACTGTGCTGGGTCTATTGAGGTTGTTACTATCCTCATTGTCCTGATCTCCTATGGTTTCATTCTGTTTGCTATTCTGAGGACTCGCTCTGCAGAAGGTAAAAGAAAAGTCTTCTCTACGTGTGGCTCTCATCTAACAGGAGTGTTCATTTTTCATGGTACTGTTCTTTTCATGTATGTGAGACCGAGTTCCACGTATGCCTTGGAGCATGACATGATAGTGTCAATATTTTACAGCATTGTAATTCCCATGCTAAATCCTCTCATTTACAGTTTGAGGAACAAAGATGTAAAAGAGGCAATGAAAAAAGTGTTTAGTAAAAGACAAATTTGTGGATAAATCATATTTCCAATAAACATTATATAAAGATTATATAAGTCTTATTCTATAAGTAAATATGaagatttacatttaaaatgttcctttttattcattaatatatTCCAATCGtcagaaaacatggaaataaaggCATTGGTTAATGCATCTCTCATAtgcttttcaaaacagaaagacTATACCATTCATTTCCTTTCTAATGTTCAGaatcatatatgtttatatgtatattatgcaTAATGTTGATACTAGGTAAAATGCTtagtgtaaaaataaatatatatgtgtgcttatatttattcatatatgcatatttatacattttaacataatttagatggtttcatgtatttataaataatattttaaattctctcacatttataattttaaaccattttatttttctatcataatggctaaataaaattttattgtccttgttcagtttACTTTTTGGCAGTAAGATTGTTTAGATCTTTAGAATGTACctttctgacattactaggaaaCACAATCTTGCACAAACTTCTTGATCCTCTGGTGTTACACAATTTTTGCtccctcttctacaatgttccaTGAGACTTATGTGCAGCACCAGAATTCTGCAACTCAATTGATTATAGTTGTCTGTAATGGTCTTCTGTTGCAAAGATCCATTTTCTGGATGAATAGTAAGGACTACCCTGGAAACACAGATATGTACTGGGTATGTGGTGTTGGGATATACGTATATGCGTATCCAGAAATATTAAAGAGGAGGCCATGAATTAGAAAGAGAGCGAGGAGTATGTTGGTATGTGGGAATGTTTGATACAGGGCAAGGAGGTGAGAAAGGAGGAAATGTCAGGTCACTGGGATAATTTCAGGAAGAGTGATAAGAATGATACTAACCAAACCGCAGTCCTTTGTGAGAGCAGCAATTCCACCTAACCTTTGATTAATCTCTCCATCTCTAAtaagttttatttctcttaatgtAA
This genomic window from Chionomys nivalis chromosome 2, mChiNiv1.1, whole genome shotgun sequence contains:
- the LOC130870074 gene encoding olfactory receptor 1086 — translated: MKNITEVTEFVLKGFTDNVDLEILCFFLFLAIYLFTLMGNLGLIALVIGDSHLHNPMYYFLSVLSSVDACYSSVITPQMVVDFMSEKKVISFIGCAAQMFLAVTFGTTECFLLAAMAYDRYVAIHNPLLYVVIMSPRVYVPLIIASYAGGILHAVIHTAATFRLSFCGSNEISHVFCDIPPLLAISCSDTHISQLLLFYCAGSIEVVTILIVLISYGFILFAILRTRSAEGKRKVFSTCGSHLTGVFIFHGTVLFMYVRPSSTYALEHDMIVSIFYSIVIPMLNPLIYSLRNKDVKEAMKKVFSKRQICG